The genomic segment CGCGACGACGAGCAGGGCTTTCGCCAGCGGCTCGCCGAGCTCAGGCAGAAGCTCTATGGCCGCTTGCAGGAGCTGAAGCAGGCCGACGAATGGAAGCGCTGGTCCAACTTGCCGCGGCTCGAGGCGCTGGCGCAGGGGGCCGAGGACCTGCTCAAGGTGGAGGACGTGGCGCTGGTGGCGGAGGGGCTGCGCGAGCTGCAGAACGCGTGGAAGGCGGCGGGCGCGCCGCCCAAGGAGAAGGGGGAGGCCCTCTGGCAGCGCTTCAAGGCGGCTACCGATCAGCTCAACGAGCGGGCCAAGGTCTACTTCGCCGAGCAGAAGGAGCAGCGCGCGGGCAACGTCCAGAAGAAGGAGGAGCTCTGCGCGAAGGCCGAGGAGCTGGCGAAGTCCGAGGACTGGAACGCGACCGCCGAGGCGCTCAAGCAGCTGCAGGCCGAGTGGAAGGCGGTGGGGCCCGTGCCGCGGGCGCAGTCGGATGCGCTCTGGACGCGCTTCCGCGCCGCGTGCGACGCCTTCTTCGAGAAGCGCAAGGCGCAGCTCGAGGAGCAGGACCAGGGGCGGCTCGACAACCTGAAGCAGAAGGAGGCGCTCTGCGAGAAGGCGGAGGCGCTGGCCGACTCGACCGAGTGGGGGCCGACGTCGCAGGCGCTCAAGGGCCTCCAGGCCCAGTGGAAGAAGATCGGCGCGGTGCCGCGCTCGCAGGCCGAGCCGATCTGGCGGCGCTTCCGCGGCGCGTGCGATCGCTTCTTCGACCGGCGCAAGGCGCAGCTCGAGGAGCAGGCCGCGGGCAAGCGCGGCGAGCGCGAGGCGCTCTGCGGCCGGCTCGAGGCGCTCGGGCAGCCGGCGGAGGGGGCGGAGCTCGAGGCGGCGGCTCTGCTGGCGCAGGCGCTCGAGGTCTACGCGGCGTGGAAGAAGCTCGGCGACGACGGCGAGACGGCGGCGCTCGAGCGGCGCTTCGGGCAGGCGCTGAGCGCGCTGCTCGAGGCGCACCTGGAGGTCTTCAAGGGGAGCGAGCTGGATCCGCAGGCCAGCCTGCCGCGGCGCGAGAAGATCTGTCAGCGCCTCGAGGAGCTGGTGAGCGCGCAGGTCTCGTCCGGCCCGGAGGCGTCGGGCGCGGCGTCGGTGGAGCAGATGGCCGACAAGCTGCGCGAGGCGCTCGCGGCCAACGCCATGCGTTCCAGCCTCGAGGTCGCGAACCGCGAGGCGACGGCCGAGGAGCTCGAGCGGCTCAAGAACACCTGGGTGAAGCTCGGTCCGATCGTGGGCCCCGAGGCGCGTTCACTCGCCGACCGCTTCGAGCGGGCCTGCGCGCAGCTCAACCAGCCGTCGTAGAGCTCTCCGCCGCCGGCAGCCCCGGCGCGTCCCCCCGCCGTCTCAGTCTGACCCCGTAGGCCACGAGCAAGACCGCGAAGCCCAGGATCCCGACGGCGAAGTACTGCCCCGGGGTCAGGCCGCCGTAGCGCACGTCCGCCGTGCGCAGGTAGTCGAAGAGGAACCGGACCGGCGCGTAGAGCGCGAGGATCAGCGCCGGGTGGAAGCCGTGGAAGGGGCGCACGTGGCGCAGGCCGTAGAGCAGCGCGGTGAGCACGAGCGTGAAGAGGAGCTCGTAGAGGCCGAGGTCGTGGCGGGGGACGGCGCCGCACGCCACGCCGAGGACGAAGCGGGTGGGCAGCCCCGGGTGGTCGTGCACGGCGGTGCAGCCCATGCGACCGAAGACCCAGCCGGGGACGAGGCCGAAGATGATCGCGTCCGCGTACTTCAAGAGCGAGACGCGGTGCCGGATGACGAAGAAGTAGTACGCCCCGAGGATCCCGCCGAGAAAGCCGCCGAAGGAGGAGAGCCCGCTCCAGACGGCGAGCAGCACGAGCGGGTTCTCGCGGATGCGGTGCGGGAAGTAGAAGATCACCGACACGAGATGCGCCACGACGAAGCCGGTGGCCGCGGTCCAGTACATACCGTCGGCGCAGAGCTCCGCGTCGAGTCCCGTCAGGCGCGCGCGGCGCTTGCCGAGGTGGTAGCCCACCACGACGCCGATCAGCACCAGGATGCCGAAGGGCTCGATGGGGAGCAGGCCGAAGAGCGGCTTGAAGTGCAGGTGGTCGCGGAGGCAGGGGAGCATGATCGAACGATAGGTTACGCGCGGCGGCGGGCGCCGAAAAGTCTCGAGTGGTGCGAGCTCAGTAGATACCCGGCAGCGCCGTGGGCGTGGCCCGCGCGATCTGCCGCAGGACCTCTTCGGGGAGCACACGCTCGAGCACGGCCTTGGGCACCGCCACGCTATCCACCGCCTCGTCGAAGTAGTCGCGCGACATGATCAGGTGACCGCCGCGCGGCATCTCGGGTCCCCAGCTGTTGTCGACCTTGAACCACTGGCGGCCCCGGCGGTCGTTGCCGAAGCCCGAGAGCGTCATGGCGTGGTTCGAGGTCGCGAGGCCCGCGTCGAAGCGCGCGCCCTTCTGCAGGGCGAAGAAGGGGACGAGGTGCTGCAGGGCCCGGTAGTCGAAGGCGTGCGGGTCCATCAGCCCGAGCGCGCCCTCGGGAGCGTCCTCCTGGGGGCCGACCATGAAGGGATTGGACTCGGCGAAGGCGGTGGTGAACCAGACGGCGAAGCCCTGGCGCAGGGTCTCTTCGACGGCTCGGCGCATGTAGCGCGTCTCGACGTTGGTCAGGGTGAAGTCGGGCTCGCCGATGCTTCCTTTCACCTTGTAGCGGCGGTTCCATTCCGCGCCGCGCAAGGGGAGGCTCGAGAGGAGCACCCACTCCGTCGGGCTCGCGGGCCTGACGACCTCCTCGTAGTAGCGCGCCGGGGTGTACTCGCGCCCCTCGTGGCGGAAGGTGGCGGGAGGGGCGCCGAGCATGCCGTTCAGGAGCTGCACGAGCAGCTCGCGGTGGCGACGGTAGACGACTTCCTTGTTCTCGGCGCCGCGTGCCTCGTCGAAGGCCAGCTGCGCGGTGGTCATGAGCGCCTTGAAGTCCGCGATGAAGCCGTCCGAGTTGCGGGCGTCCCAGGTGGTGGGCATGGCGCGCTCGGGCGCGGCCCCGTGTCGCTCCATCAGAACCCGCGCCGTGTCGAAGTAGCCTCCGTCGCTGAAGTCCTCGAGCTCGACGTCGAGCGGCTCGCGACTCGCGCTGATCTTCTTCAGGGCGGCCTCTCCGCGCGAGAGCCAGGCGTGGTAGTTGAGGTAGGTCTCGCTGAGGTCGGCTTGGCGCAGGTCCTGCTTCACCATGCCGCTCTCCTTCACCGCGTGGAAGGAGAAGAGCCAGCAGAGGCCGGCGGCCTCCTGGTCGCGCACGTGCTCCGGCCCCGTGCGCTCGCGCGGGATCTCCACCTCGAACTGCGGGTCGATGCCCTGCCACTGGGCGTACTTCAGGCAGAGCGCGAGCTGCTTCTTGCCGAACTTGTGCAAGAGGCGGAGCTGGTTCGTGCGGCTCAGGCGGGGGAAGCGCTCGGCGAGCTCGTGGGTGGCGAGGTGGGCCACGTCGCCGCGCAGGAGGTTCGTGAGCCAGCGGTCCTCGGCGCCACGCTCCGTGGCGGCGCGCGTGGCCCTCGGTCTGACGCGCAGACCGCGCCCGAGGGCCGGTGTCGCCGCGCCGAAGGCGCAGAGGAAGAGCAGCGCGAGCCGAAGCCGCGGCAGCGAGGTCACCATCATCCGCTCGCCTCCTTCATCGGGGACGCGGGTCGAGCGCGAACCCGTCGCAACGCATACAAAGGTCCGAGCTAAGGAGAGCAACGTGCGTGCCGCGAGGCCCGTGCTCGGGCGCTCCGGCTAGTCGCGCGAGATCCGGAAGCTCTCTGGTCGTCGCCGCGTCGCGCGTCGCCACGGCCCGCGCCGGAAACCGTCGAGAGGCCCCACGAGATGGCCGAGATCCGACGAGCGCATGGCCGGCGAGAATCGGTCGAAATCGCTGCGATGGGGTACTAATATGGCGCGGCAGAAGCGAGGGACCTCATGGCCACGACCAGCGATCTGAAGAAGGGGATGCTCATCGAGCTCGACGGCGATCCGTACGTGGTCGTCGACACCACCACGCAGACGCCGTCGGCGCGCGGGGCGGCGACGCTGATCAAGGCCAAGCTCCGCAACGTGCGTACGAAGCAGCTCCTGGCGCAGACCTTCAAGGCGGGAGAGCGCGTGAAGGCGCCGGACTTCGAGGTGCGGCCCTGCCAGTACCTCTACGACGAGCGCGGCGAGGTCTACTACTTCATGGACACGGAGACCTTCGACCAGCATCCGGTCGCGCGGGAGGTGATCGAGCGGGAGCTCAACTTCCTGCGGCCGAACGACACGGTGCGCGCCCAGTTCTTCGAGGGAGAGTGCCTCGGCATCGAGGTGCCGGCGACCGTGGTGCTGGAGGTCACCGCGTGCGACCCCGGGTTCAAGGGGGACACGGCCACCCACGCCACCAAGTCGGCCACCCTCGAGACGGGTCTCGTGGTGGAGGTGCCCCTGTTCGTGGAGGTGGGGGACCGGCTGGTGGTGGACACCCGCGAGTCCCGCTACGTTCGACGCGCCGCGTGAGGCGCGCTCCGCCGATCCGCTGAGATCCAGAGACCCCACCGAGTGCAATCGAAGTGGCCAGGGACCTCTCCGGCCCTCGCGGACGCCTCGGTCAGCTGCAAAGCCTCAACCCGGCGTAACTGCAGCGGCGTCGGGCCGGTTGGGCCGTGGCAAGGATATTGCTCATGATCCGCGGTGGCCGACGAACCGGCCGAGCCAGGATCTTGCGCATGAATGCTCCACACCAGAAGTCGCGTCACGCGGGGGTCGGGGTGGTGCTCTTGGCGGTGCTCATCGGGCTGGCGCTCGTCGGAGCCGCCGCCGGGCTGGGCGCGTTCGTGATCTATCCGCTCGTCTACTCGAGCCTCACGCCCGTGCTGAAATACGCGCTATACGTTATTTGCGCGCTTTTTGCGGCCGAGCTGGTGCGCCGCGGCGGCCGCTGGATTCACCATCAGGCGGAGCGTCGGGCCGCTCTGCTCCGGGCGAGCCTGGAGCAGAATAGCGTGGCGTCGCTCTTCTAGCGACGTCGCGGCGGCGGCGCGTTCCCGCCCTGCGAGCGCGTCATGAAGATCGTCACCTGGAACGTGAATTCGGTGCGGCTCCGCCTCGAGCGGCTGCTCGCGCTGCTCGTGCGGCACGCGCCGGACGTGGTCTGCCTGCAGGAGCTGAAGGCCCAGGAGGCCGACTTCCCGCGGGGCCCCATCGAGGCGGCGGGGTTCCAGGCGGCGGTCTTCGGCCAGAAGACCTACAACGGCGTGGCGATCCTGGCGCGCCAGGCGATCGAGGAGGTCGAGCGCGGTTTTCCGGGGGACCCGCTCCCGGAGCAGGCGCGGGCCATCTCCGCCACGATCGGCGGGCTGCGCGTGGTGAACCTCTACGTGGTTAACGGGGAGAGCGTGGGGAGCGAGAAGTACGCGCTCAAGCTCCGGTGGCTCGCGGCGCTCGAGGCCTGGCTCCGCGGTCGGCCGCGTGCCGCGGACCCGCTGCTCCTCGTGGGCGATTTCAACATCGCGCCCGACGACCGGGACGTCTACGATCCGGAGCTCTGGCGGGGCCGCGTGCTCTGCTCGGAGGCCGAGCGGGCGGGGCTTCGGGCCCTGGAGGGGCTGGGGTTCGTGGATCTCCTCCGGGCCCGGACGGCCGAGCCGGGGATCTACACCTGGTGGGACTATCGCGGCGGCGCGTTCGGGCGCGGTCTGGGGCTGCGCATCGACCTCGCTCTCGGGACGGCGCCGGTCGCGGCGCGCTGCACGGAGGTGGTGGTGGACCGGGACGAACGCAAGGAGTCGAGCGGGCCGGGCAAGCCGAGCGATCACGCGCCGCTGGTGGTGACGCTCGGGGCCTCGGGCCCGGAGGCGGGCTCGTGAGCGGGCCGCGCCTCACCCTCGTGTTCGAGGCGGCGGAGGGGATCGTGGACCGCCCGATCTCGGTCGATGGGCCGGAGCTGCGCGTGGGGCGCGCGGCGGAGTGCGAGCTGTCGCTGGCGGATTCGGGGGCCTCGCGCTTTCACGCCGTGTTGCGTCACGCGAGCGGGCATCTTTTCGTCGAGGACCTGGGCAGCGCGAACGGAACCTGGGTGAACGGGGTCATGGCGGGATCCGGGGCGCAGGCCCTGCGGGCGGGGGACGTGCTGCGCATCGGCGCGAGCTTGCTCGTGGTGACGGGGGAGGGGCCGGTGAAGGGCCCGGAGCAGATCCCGCGGTTGGCGCGGAGGCTCCTCGACGAGCTGGTCCCCGACGAGCCGCCGCCGAGGCTCAGCAGCGCCGCGCTCGAGCAGCTCCTCCTCTGCGGCTGGCTCGGAAACGAGGCCGCGCTGGCCCGCGTGATCCTCGCGGCCGTGGCCTGCTGCCGGGGTCGCGGTGGCCTCGAGCTCCAGCCCGAGGACCTCCCCCCCCTCGACGCCGACGACGCCTGACCTCCCACCCAGGTTGATTTCGCACCCAGGTTGATTTCGCACCCAGGTTGATTTCGCGGGCCCCGGCCGGGAAGCAATGGTCGGTCCAATTCTCGTCCGGTCGGAGGTCTGACGGGACACGCGCGGCGCGTCAATCGCCGTAGACCATTGACATCACAATAGACTTTATCGGCCAAAAAAACGGGAAACGGACCGTCCGAGTCTCGTATGTTCCTGCGCACATCTTGCGACTTTGATACCAGCCGTGGTTGGAGGTAGTCCCCGCGGCGACGTTGACGGAACCCCTTGAGGAGGCGACGCATGTTTACGAAAAGGTGGTCGGCGATCCGCTACGTGGCGCTGGCCGTCGGGCTCACCCTTGGCGCGGGCTGCGGCGAGAGTGGCGGCGACGAGCGTCCGGACCCGGAGATGATCGGCGGTAAGGCCGACGTCCCGAGCTGGATGACCGAGGTGAAGGTGGACTGGGGCTGCGGGGACGTGGTCCAGGGCGAGTTCCAGGGGCGCAAGAGCTCCTTCCTCTACAAGTGGGAGGCTAAGGAAGGTCAGACCGTGACCTTCTCCTTCCGCGGGGCCTACGACGCGCGACGCGGTGCGGCAGTGGCGCTCTACCGGGCCGACACCGGGGACCGCGTGGCCGTGCAGCGCAACGGCGGCCGCAACGAGGCGCAGCTCACGTACGGTCCGGCCAAGGCCGGCACCTACAACGTGGCGGTCTACGCCCTGGCCTGGATCGCCGACGGGGCCTACTCCCTGCGCGCGACCTGCCAGCGCTCGGACCTGAACGCCCTCGTGCGCGGGCAGCGCAGCTTCACGAGCTACGAGCTCGAGTGGGGCCTGAACCGCATGGCCCCCGGGATGGAGGGCAAGGGGGGCGGCGGCGGTCCCGAGGCGGCGATGGCTGCCCCGCAGGGCCGCTCGGGCGAGGTCGAGGAAGCAGACGTCTACAAGCTGGACGGCAACCGCCTCTTCTACCTCAACACCTACCGCGGCTTCATGATCTTCGACGCCACGGACGCGAAGAAGCCCCAGGCCCTCGGCCGGCTGCCGGTCTACGGCTATCCGGTGGAGATGTTCGTGCAGAACAACGTGGCCTACGCGCTGCTCCGCGACGTGCTCTACCTGACGCAGCAGAAGGGGCAGCTCCGCTACCAGCGCCGCAACGTCTCGCAGCTCGTGGCCATCGACGTGAGCGACCTGCGCAACCCGAAGCTCCTGCAGGCCGTGGACATCGTGGGCGAGCTCCGCGAGGGCGTCTCGCGCAAGATCGGCGACACGATCTACGTCGTCTCGAACGTGCCGAGCTGGTACGCCTACGGCTGGTGGTACGAGCAGTCGCAAGAGAGCAAGGAGCAGGGCTTCGTCTACTCCTTCAACGTGGCGAACCCGCGCCAGGTGAAGCTCGTGGACAAGCTCCAGCTCTTCTCGGGCGGGGGCTACTCGAACTACGGCGAGCAGGGGGGCGAGAGCCGGTACCTCTCGAACGTGACGCTCTCGGCCACCTCGAACGCCCTCATGGTCGTCGAGAACTGGCAGAAGTACGGCTACGTGCCCGGCGCCGAGTATAGCTGCGGCACCTCCACGAGCCTGCAGCAGGCGGTGGTCTCGGTGGTGGACATCAGCGACCCGGCCGGCAAGATCAAGCTCTACACGAAGTTCGAGTCCTACGGCGAGGTCGGCGATCAGTTCAAGCAGACCTACGTCTTCAACCCGACCACCAAGAAGGCCACCTACCTCGGCATCTTCGCGCGTCGCGAGTGGAGCTCGAAGGACTGCCAGGGGACGAGCCGCATCGAGAACAACCTCGAGTCGTGGGACGTGACGAACGGCGCGGCGCCGAAGCGTCTCGCGCGCCTCTCCTTCGGCAAGCCCGACGAGGCGGTGCGTGGCAGCGCCTTCGACGCCGAGCGCGGCGTGGCCTTCGCCATCACCGCGCGTCAGGTGGACCCGCTCTACGCCATCAGCTTCGCCGACCCGGCCAAGCTGAAGGTCGTGAGCGCGGTGGACGGCCTCTCCGGCGACATGAACGTCTTTCGCTTCATCGCAGACAAGCGCTTCCTCATCGGCATCGGCCGCGACAACAGCGAGGCCTGCACCGGCTTCGGCCCGCAGGGGACGGGGACGCAGCTCGGCGTCTCGATCA from the Deltaproteobacteria bacterium genome contains:
- a CDS encoding prolipoprotein diacylglyceryl transferase, with protein sequence MLPCLRDHLHFKPLFGLLPIEPFGILVLIGVVVGYHLGKRRARLTGLDAELCADGMYWTAATGFVVAHLVSVIFYFPHRIRENPLVLLAVWSGLSSFGGFLGGILGAYYFFVIRHRVSLLKYADAIIFGLVPGWVFGRMGCTAVHDHPGLPTRFVLGVACGAVPRHDLGLYELLFTLVLTALLYGLRHVRPFHGFHPALILALYAPVRFLFDYLRTADVRYGGLTPGQYFAVGILGFAVLLVAYGVRLRRRGDAPGLPAAESSTTAG
- the efp gene encoding elongation factor P — encoded protein: MATTSDLKKGMLIELDGDPYVVVDTTTQTPSARGAATLIKAKLRNVRTKQLLAQTFKAGERVKAPDFEVRPCQYLYDERGEVYYFMDTETFDQHPVAREVIERELNFLRPNDTVRAQFFEGECLGIEVPATVVLEVTACDPGFKGDTATHATKSATLETGLVVEVPLFVEVGDRLVVDTRESRYVRRAA
- the xth gene encoding exodeoxyribonuclease III, yielding MKIVTWNVNSVRLRLERLLALLVRHAPDVVCLQELKAQEADFPRGPIEAAGFQAAVFGQKTYNGVAILARQAIEEVERGFPGDPLPEQARAISATIGGLRVVNLYVVNGESVGSEKYALKLRWLAALEAWLRGRPRAADPLLLVGDFNIAPDDRDVYDPELWRGRVLCSEAERAGLRALEGLGFVDLLRARTAEPGIYTWWDYRGGAFGRGLGLRIDLALGTAPVAARCTEVVVDRDERKESSGPGKPSDHAPLVVTLGASGPEAGS
- a CDS encoding beta-propeller domain-containing protein — encoded protein: MFTKRWSAIRYVALAVGLTLGAGCGESGGDERPDPEMIGGKADVPSWMTEVKVDWGCGDVVQGEFQGRKSSFLYKWEAKEGQTVTFSFRGAYDARRGAAVALYRADTGDRVAVQRNGGRNEAQLTYGPAKAGTYNVAVYALAWIADGAYSLRATCQRSDLNALVRGQRSFTSYELEWGLNRMAPGMEGKGGGGGPEAAMAAPQGRSGEVEEADVYKLDGNRLFYLNTYRGFMIFDATDAKKPQALGRLPVYGYPVEMFVQNNVAYALLRDVLYLTQQKGQLRYQRRNVSQLVAIDVSDLRNPKLLQAVDIVGELREGVSRKIGDTIYVVSNVPSWYAYGWWYEQSQESKEQGFVYSFNVANPRQVKLVDKLQLFSGGGYSNYGEQGGESRYLSNVTLSATSNALMVVENWQKYGYVPGAEYSCGTSTSLQQAVVSVVDISDPAGKIKLYTKFESYGEVGDQFKQTYVFNPTTKKATYLGIFARREWSSKDCQGTSRIENNLESWDVTNGAAPKRLARLSFGKPDEAVRGSAFDAERGVAFAITARQVDPLYAISFADPAKLKVVSAVDGLSGDMNVFRFIADKRFLIGIGRDNSEACTGFGPQGTGTQLGVSIIDVQDLAKVRLVQRKCVMVKDATWVSSAINWNLDQAHKMIGMHSDGLANVITVPVSYSRKVAGGDWDYYRWETAVGLMSWDLSKYDPKKSELEQNVLVNHGTVVHPNGEVNRTIVFTHKAATARRKLLNLSDTHLALTDINDLNSPVTDAVIEVAPYYAELYRFGNYMVTQVRPGVGGWDDSGLSEFRVLPVGAKLDTVKPAATFTVSRVQRTMQFKDALVIFRRKPAVEDPAGKRPYYGTETLEAVVYQLSNPLKPVKMGSVELPFSYLPYERFRCGMPPFWFGYEANATLALDRGFVMLNTQYDYNTQAWARTLMLLDLSSYAAPKVVSRSLGGDEKTQYLGLVRWASNKNYFYLTYKSQVDEKPYQGGTQDGMVLRGYKYVAQTWLTSTNGLTPDAKINLPGQLMQAFSGPNNTLLLTNDRALEELKDGSLRDVPRLNLLSRLDAYTAEYLDGRSFPGKYLQDVVLDGKRLFVNASEGWYQPVVLEGKTATPIQAAGQQLAIFDFSRERFDERFSGSLGIDSMEIMGIYQNNLFLNLPGSGVLVVDVTSSTRPVGRQFLRTLGYATQAEFVGNTAFVASGNYGIYELNLTGPTLIAAQ
- a CDS encoding FHA domain-containing protein, which produces MSGPRLTLVFEAAEGIVDRPISVDGPELRVGRAAECELSLADSGASRFHAVLRHASGHLFVEDLGSANGTWVNGVMAGSGAQALRAGDVLRIGASLLVVTGEGPVKGPEQIPRLARRLLDELVPDEPPPRLSSAALEQLLLCGWLGNEAALARVILAAVACCRGRGGLELQPEDLPPLDADDA